The Sesamum indicum cultivar Zhongzhi No. 13 linkage group LG6, S_indicum_v1.0, whole genome shotgun sequence genomic interval CCATCAGATAATAAACTAACAATAATCCTGAAGCCTGCCAATTTTATGCTCTAGAATTTCTCCCTTGGTACCAGTTTCAACAGCCTGTTTAACTATCTTTTGTGGTTAAAATTACCAGTTTTCAGATGAGAAATCAGTATTAATAACCAAACTTTTTAAGCCGAGAAACAACAAGTTCTAGTGTTTTGCACAGATGTCAATACTCTTCTTTAAAGCTAAAAATGGCTGAAGTAAAATGGGTAGTTAGTTTACTCTATGATGGCAGCAGTGTCTTCTTTATTGGGACATACCCTTAGAGCCCTCTTCATCATTTAGCtgattaatgaaaaagttCACTATCCTCCAAAACTGCAAATGATGCTATGCTTTGAACCATCCACCAGATGTTTAATGGGGAAGGCATATAGAAGAAGATATTCGCCACTGCATAGAACtgttttgttaaaatttctttttattttttcctctgTTTGGTATTGAGGACAGCTTATTGGAGACCATAATATCTCTGGCTCATTAAATTGCTTCTTTTATCTAAAAAGACTTCCGTCCATCAATCCTCCTATTTATTTCCATCATACGGATCCAAAAGAAACACACACCTACCAGCTTCAGCACTTAGAACCAACGAATAGATAATACCATGAACACCGTATTATGCCCTAAACGTAAGTAACAAAACAGATACAGAATGTGGTAGAAACCAAAGCAAACAGGAATCAGAAAATACAAATGGCATTTCCTTACCTTTCCATGACATCAAAAGTCATAACAGCCTCATCAAACCTCCCGGCGATACAGTAATTCTCGAAAACCGAAACGAACGTTGTCAAAGAGAGCAAACCCTCCTGCTTCATAGACCGGATGGCATCCCACATTGGCTCAAAAAGTTTATTCTTCCCGAGCAAATCCACCATGAGGTTCCACGAATAGCCCGTGTGCTTTTGGGCCATCCCGGACCACCGAAAGAACTTAGCAGCAGCTGAGGGAGTGTTGTATGAGAGCTTGAGGACTTGTTGAACAATTTCAGGCTCCGGCCGGATTTGGGTCGAGGCTAGACTGGCCTCCACTTCGTGCACCGGAGCGGTGGAGAGGATCTCGCATAGGATGCGGGCTTGGGGAGGGAGGTCGCCGGTCGTGTGATGAGTGGGGAAGCGAGGTGGGGGTACTTGAAGGAGATGACTAGAATTTTCTGCCGCCATTTGGGTTTTCttcctctcttctttctccttcAACGTTTCATTACAGAAGATTGGAGTATGAGAAATTTGGATTTTCCTGTGGGGGACGGAGATTGTTCTTTGTCAGCCGGCGGCGACTTGCCGACTGATGAGTTAACCTAATATGGGTTACTACGGCAGGAAAAAAGGTGACCGGAGAAGGGTGACAATTGGGCGACCCACCCGGATCCGGATACCCACGGTTAAGTCGACAACaatattgcataaatttcaGTTTACCCCCTCAAATATAAAACCTTCAGCACTTTGCCaactcaaaaataattttggggACTTTTGACACCAGAAGTTTTtgtaaattacacttttggtccctatatattttaattaattcctaatcttttcaaattgttATGATTTAGAttcaatcattaaaattaacgAAGTTGAGAATACACCTCTGCTCTACTCATTATCTTTatattatgaaagaaaatttttattgtaaaaactattaaattatataaatcaagtCACGTGATCACATTATAAacttttatcattaattttcttgagtATTTTTTGGAACAAATTATTAGATTGCATAATCCCTTTATACAGCTTTTTGGTTTtatggattttttattattatgtaaaaaaaattaaaataataattttaaaatttaattagaagaGTCggcacaaataatttttttaaaaaaaattgcgaCTTTGATCCATTAAATAAGCGTGTTGCACACTGATTCTCACTTTATAGAGTTAACagcttaaatttaaaaattttaaaaacacaacataaaaaaatgaatgaaaaatctGGCATTTCATTTGATGATCAACCATCATGTTTGAGTGTGACTCACTCACGCGCAAttctttgttcattttttaacatttgtCTGACAATGAACCAAAACTTTgtactatgtttggttttatttttaatttgttttaagtgttttgtggaaatagagagaaaaaaacaaagataaataagtatgagtttagaaataatttgtatgtttggatttattttttaagataatataaaataagtatggtaggTTTGATATTGTTTAGTATGAGTCAAAAactactatttattgtcaaattatatcttatatatatatatatatatatatacgagtatgtatataatttttttaattgtagggcttataattagtgtagacttattttgataaaaaataaataagacaCTGCttcaaaacattttaaaacaccatcaaaacttccaaaacaaatcaagtCAAATATTGTCTATGTTTTGTtccatctaaaaaataaaacaaacttaaAACCAAATATTATGTTGGTATTTTTAAGATTTGGGCTTAAGTGATTGCATCGTAAAATGGGGAGTGTTATGCACAGCACCTCCGACGTGATGGGaccaaatatgcaattttgtCGAATTTTTATTACCACACATAGAAACTAATAATTAGATGAGAGAGTTTAAACTCAAAGTCCCTTTCATTAATCACATCGAAAAGCAGTGAATCAGCAGACAAATCACGTAGTGACAGATTGATTTGGAAGATGATTTCCTCTTCATCAGTATCGCTATCTTGTACCGGTGACGTGGTTTTCTTCCAACCGTTGTGGCATGCACCGAGAGAGAGACGAGCGTTGACGGACGCCTTCACGATTAGCACGAGTACAAGAAAATCTGGCAATTTTGTCTGTGGCTGGCGTCTTTCCCACTCTACTTTCCAACTCCTCAACTCCTTGCATTGTTGTTAATCTGAAAATCTTGATAAAAAACAATCCTCCTGCATGAGAAAAATCCTTACTTTCCAGCACCATGAACCCTACGAAAGGCTTAATCCGAACCCCAACGCCGCTATTTCGCACTGAAACAAGAAAGTTGGATCCGAATATCAGATGGGCATTCCACCTTCACTCGAAATTTCATGGTTTTGTGCGCACAAGATCCTCGAGCGATCGTCCCCCGGTTGCCCCGACTTCAGTGCCTGCTATTGCATCAGATGTTCGTTCGGGTCTGTCTCATAGCCCGAAGCAAGAGCAGTTGGAGAAAATTGAAGTGAATATAGAGAAGGTGATGATTTGGGGATTTATGATTGTTTAAGCCCTTACTTTTTTGGAAATTATGCTTGATATGGTTCTTTTGTTGTTGTCCTGCTGCAGGTTATTTATGGGTGCAGGTTCTTTGCCATTTTTGCGGTTTGGGGATCACTGGTTGGGTCTTTCCTTTGTTTCTTCAAGGTGAATATAACCATTGATGGGCTGGGATCTTTGCTCCCTGTTTTGCTTTTATTGCATTTAGTTATTATGATGTGTAAATGGAAGATTTTATGGTGATTTTTTTGGGATTTGAATGTCATTTGGCTTGAAGTCTTTGGATAATCGGCACGGTTTGCCTCCCTTTTTTTCCCAATGGTAGATGAAGCTTGTGTTAAAGATTTCGGGGTGGGACTAGTTTACTGAGATTGGAGCTTCAACTTACTAGTTGGACACACTGGTGACCACCTAgaactatataattatgaagaaAGTAGCAATTTTTATCCCCTATTTGGGTGAGTCTAGAATAGATGATAAGTTTAAATCTCTTCATGAGTGGACTGAAAAGCTGGAAATTGACTGAAGAGCTGGAAATAAGTTGTGAAGTATTAAACAGTTTATAGCTATCTCTGGAAAATTTGAGAGTAAGTACTGTGTTAATGCAACGTAGACAAATGCCGAATGCGTGTATACATTAACTTTATGAATTTGTTTTAGATTAAGTTGCTCATGCTTCCAGAGAGCAGTTGTGAATGGTGatgtgaatttatttaagGTACAAGTACGCAATGGTCGACTCCCTAATTTTCTAAAACTAGCATTGAAGCCACCTAAATAACCTGGGATGGATCTCACCACTCCCAGTTGTTTACCAATTACAAGATTGGCTACGCATTGTCATTGGACATGACAATTAGTCTTGAAAAACCCAAAGTTGTGCTCCTGTTGGCTTTAGTATTTGATCCATGCTTGACTGCATATTTACTGATTTCAGTGGGTTTTGAACGTTAAAGACGTTTTTGGAAATGATTCTTAATCAGTTTTCCCATAtaggggtgtgtgtatgttgtATCAGCATTCCAAGAATATTTTCTGGACCGAGGGAAAGTGATTGCATCACTTGTTGAGGCTACTGGTACGTGTATATTATCTACATCTTCATTGGTTGTTGCTTTTACTGTCTTAATTTATCATGCAGTTAGTGACATCTCAGTTGTTAGTTGTTATACTATCTATTGGGCTTGGCATTCAAGAAGTCCATCAAATGATcgttgattttcttttgaacaCAAGTCAAAAGTTTAGTCTGGCAAGTGCATAATTGAACTAGTATGTGAAACACATGAAAATGTGCTCGTAGGTGATTGATATGTTAACTGAACCAGTAACTTTCTGCATGCATTCCGGCCTCTGTGGTTCGCAAAATTCTATATCACTTGAGCACGTTTCTTATCCAAAAAGTTGAAGTTCCTTTTTCCTAACAATCTCATGCCTAACATCTTGGTTGCGTATAAAATTTCCATCTCTACCGAACACTTGATTAAGACTTTGTCTGGAGTCAATATAGCATGTATGTGTACAAAATGTTTATTCAGCACTATTTGGCAGCCCTATCTGCTGCGATGTTTTATGTTTCACTTGCACGTACAACTTTTTAACTGATCTTGAAGTATTTTATTCCACCTAGATGTCTACCTACTGGGAACTGTGATGTTGGTCTTCGGCATGGGCCTTTACGAGCTCTTCATCAGTAACCTTGACAAAGGAAAATCCTTGTCAAATGGAAGAAGTACATACAGATCAAATCTGTTTGGTTTGTTCACTCTCAAGGTTCGTCTGCTTTTCCGCTGGTGCAGCCAGTTTTCTCCTCCGTGCTTATGTTACTACTGCACTCATACTCAACCCTCCAACAAATCTTGTCATCTCATTCAAATTCATgcatttaatttctttttttatctagTCCATTTTGTCCGGCCTGAACTAATAATATGATAAGTGTATTCACTTTCTTTTAactgcacacacacatggTACGATTGACATGCAATTGTTTCTTACTGCTCACACTTCTCAGCCGTTTTTCCTCATTTCCTGCCTTCTCTTTATCCAAATGAATCAGGAACGACCTAGGTGGCTGGAAATAAAAACCGTGAACGAGCTGAAAACCAAACTCGGCCATGTCATAGTGATGCTTCTGCTCATCGGTTTGTTCGACAAGAGCAAGAAAGCAGTCATACAATCACCTGTCGATCTGCTCTGCTTCTCTGCATCTGTGCTCCTCTCCTCCGGTTGCCTCTTCTTACTGTCAAAGCTAAATTAATGAAGAACGAATATTTTGTGTGTATAGTTTGAGTAGCCCATCATCTCTAGTTAGAAGCTCTTTCAAAATCCAGCTGGACATTTGATAGTTCAGTTTCATTACCTCTGCTCAGGTCATGTCTAGCGCTAGTGTACCTCAACTTCGATGATAATGCTAATATATTCTCGTCTCGTGAAGCTTTACCTATCCGCATGTGTACTCTTCGGGCGGGCGGGATATTTAACACGTTAGCTCTACCTGACACAATGCCCGTTTTCGTTAGGACTATTAGGGTATATAATTgggtaaaattcattttcgtTCCCCACATTTGATttcaactttaaaataatCCTTGTCTTTTCGACCAACTTTAAATTAGTCCCTCCAGTAGttaaataagtttattaaattcacaatagttatattaatatatcattagACAAGTTATTATTTGAGGGccaacaataaattattttaattaaaacaattatatttttctaagtttagaaattgaaggaccaaattgtaattaaaaaaaacaaaaagttaacgcatgattttatgtaaagaaaaaaaaggaagagttTCATAAGGGTAATATAGAAAGACCACTCATTGGAGGGACTAATTTAGAGTGAATTGAAAAGATAGGgactattttgaaattaaaatcaaagtcAGGGattaagataaattttatCCATGTATAATCACATTCGCCCGCGTAGTTCTTATCACATCGAAAAAACATGGTCTGgaacaattttaaattgatattcatcctaatttttcattttaaacgaataatgtgtaaaatatcattttgttacaaaaaattaaattacataaattgaaGAGCAAATTACAGTTACGTctccttattgtttgaaagaTTACATACactcttttcaaataaaaaataattatgtagtctCTAGACGGTAAGGTGAAAATCATTACTTTTaccttttcttgaattttttttctcttttaaaaaaataaaaaaattgagagtgTGTAAAATAAACAGTTCATATAACATATTAGtccatagaaatatttttaaaaattctaaaaaatgcatagaattatattttaattaaaagacatTTTAATcgatttatcataaaaattgaatgaaaatcgatGAAAAGTTAATGGAACTGACGTGTtattaaataaacattaaaaataaaaaaaaatattttttaaataataaaaaaatattgataattataccCAACCTCGTGGGTTGGCAAGAGTAATCACCCTAAATTGAAAGTTGTATTTATGGAGTTTGGGGagctcaatttaattaagaccACAATTATGTGCTATTGTTAATGATGAATTACGTGATAGATTGGAAGAATTGGTGTTcgtatcaaaatattattaaataaaaaataaaaaattgcaactCTACAGCAAAATGGGTAGAATTGTAAAACTAAGCGGAGTCGTCATTGTTAACGACGACTTCCCAATTTCTTTGTCCAAATTGTTAATATTACTAATGTTTTGagcattaaaaattaaaaaataaataaataaaactaaaggGTAGTCGTTAGAGCACTAACGACTCTCCTTAATTTTGCAACTCTACACATTTTGGGGGtagaattgcaattttttattttttaaataatatatgataaataagtGGGTGCGTGTGTGCACAGGACAGCGGCGCAGACAACCTCAGGAAAAGGAATACGTagtagaaagaaacaaaaggatCTTATTCATCATCTCCATATAACAACTCGTCgtcgtcatcatcatcatcatccttaAACCCAGCGAAAGAATCGACGCGACTtcagctctctctctctctctctctaacacacacacacacacacgcaaaGTTCTATTGATGATAAGGAGAATGCAGAAGGAGGGTCAGGAGAAGAGCACTTACTTATCATCAGGTCAAATGGAGGCGCTTACGGCATTATGCGACACCCTCTTGCCCTCCCTTCATGTTGATGATGATTCACTCATTCAATTCTATCAAACATCAGCTTCCATGGCTGCAACTCCACACGCTGTAATTAACAATCccgcttttttcttttttttattctggccaaatgttattatatatatattatttctgcAGCTGTCTGTTTTGCTGGGAGGGAAAGTACAACACCCGAAGATTTACTTGAG includes:
- the LOC105164999 gene encoding uncharacterized protein LOC105164999, which produces MNPTKGLIRTPTPLFRTETRKLDPNIRWAFHLHSKFHGFVRTRSSSDRPPVAPTSVPAIASDVRSGLSHSPKQEQLEKIEVNIEKVIYGCRFFAIFAVWGSLVGSFLCFFKGCVYVVSAFQEYFLDRGKVIASLVEATDVYLLGTVMLVFGMGLYELFISNLDKGKSLSNGRSTYRSNLFGLFTLKERPRWLEIKTVNELKTKLGHVIVMLLLIGLFDKSKKAVIQSPVDLLCFSASVLLSSGCLFLLSKLN